From the Streptomyces syringium genome, one window contains:
- a CDS encoding uracil-DNA glycosylase, with product MAARPLNEIVEAGWAKALEPVAGRITAMGDFLRAEIAAGRTYLPSGANVLRAFQQPFDDIRVLIVGQDPYPTPGHAVGLSFSVAPEVRPLPGSLENIFRELHTDLGLPRPSNGDLTPWTQQGVLLLNRALTTAPRKPAAHRGKGWEEVTEQAIRALVARGRPMAAILWGRDARNLRPLLGGVPCVESAHPSPMSADRGFFGSRPFSRTNDLLVQQGSAPVNWQLP from the coding sequence GTGGCTGCACGACCATTGAACGAGATCGTAGAAGCGGGCTGGGCCAAGGCACTTGAGCCGGTCGCCGGGCGCATCACCGCGATGGGCGACTTCCTGCGCGCCGAGATCGCGGCGGGCCGGACCTACCTGCCCTCGGGCGCGAATGTGCTGCGCGCGTTCCAGCAGCCGTTCGACGACATACGGGTCCTGATCGTCGGTCAGGACCCGTACCCGACGCCCGGCCATGCCGTGGGGCTGAGCTTCTCCGTCGCGCCCGAGGTGCGGCCGCTGCCCGGCAGCCTGGAGAACATCTTCCGCGAGCTGCACACCGACCTCGGGCTGCCCCGGCCGTCCAACGGCGATCTGACGCCCTGGACCCAGCAGGGCGTCCTGCTGCTCAACCGGGCACTGACCACGGCTCCGCGCAAGCCCGCCGCGCACCGGGGCAAGGGCTGGGAAGAAGTCACCGAGCAGGCGATCCGCGCGTTGGTCGCGCGCGGCCGGCCGATGGCGGCGATCCTGTGGGGCCGCGACGCCCGCAATCTGCGACCGCTGCTCGGCGGGGTGCCGTGCGTCGAGTCCGCTCACCCCTCCCCCATGTCCGCCGATCGCGGCTTCTTCGGGTCCCGGCCGTTCAGCCGGACCAATGACCTCCTCGTCCAGCAGGGATCGGCTCCCGTCAACTGGCAACTTCCGTGA